The Engystomops pustulosus chromosome 1, aEngPut4.maternal, whole genome shotgun sequence genome has a window encoding:
- the LOC140064639 gene encoding cold-inducible RNA-binding protein B-like isoform X1, with translation MSSSDEGKLFIGGLSFDTDEQNLEQVFSKYGTVCEVVVVKDRETQRSRGFGFVTFENPEDAKDAMQAMNGKSVDGRQIRVDQAGKSSGDRRGGYRGGSGGRGFYRGGRGGRGGGDRGYGSSRFDNRSGYGGSGGSRDYYGGGRSQGGYGDRSGGSYRDSYDSYATHD, from the exons ATGTCTTCATCAGATGAAGGAAAGCTTTTTATTGGAGGACTCAGCTTTGATACCGACGAACAGAACCTGGAACAGGTTTTCAGTAAATATGGAACCGTATGCGAGG TGGTGGTAGTGAAGGACCGTGAGACACAAAGGTCTAGGGGCTTTGGATTTGTTACCTTTGAAAATCCAGAAGATGCAAAGGATGCGATGCAAGCAATGAATGGAAAG TCTGTTGATGGAAGACAGATCCGTGTTGATCAGGCTGGCAAGTCTTCAGGTGATAGACGTGGAGGTTATAGAGGTGGATCTGGAGGACGAGGATTTTACCGTGGTGGCAGAGGAGGACGTG GTGGTGGAGACAGAGGATATGGAAGCAGCCGATTTGATAACAGGAGTGGTTATGGAGGCAGTGGTGGATCCAGAGATTATTATGGAGG TGGAAGGAGTCAGGGTGGCTACGGTGACAGATCTGGTGGATCTTACAGAGACAGCTATGACAGTTATG CTACACACGACTAA
- the LOC140064639 gene encoding cold-inducible RNA-binding protein B-like isoform X2: protein MSSSDEGKLFIGGLSFDTDEQNLEQVFSKYGTVCEVVVVKDRETQRSRGFGFVTFENPEDAKDAMQAMNGKSVDGRQIRVDQAGKSSGDRRGGYRGGSGGRGFYRGGRGGRGGGDRGYGSSRFDNRSGYGGSGGSRDYYGGGRSQGGYGDRSGGSYRDSYDSYG from the exons ATGTCTTCATCAGATGAAGGAAAGCTTTTTATTGGAGGACTCAGCTTTGATACCGACGAACAGAACCTGGAACAGGTTTTCAGTAAATATGGAACCGTATGCGAGG TGGTGGTAGTGAAGGACCGTGAGACACAAAGGTCTAGGGGCTTTGGATTTGTTACCTTTGAAAATCCAGAAGATGCAAAGGATGCGATGCAAGCAATGAATGGAAAG TCTGTTGATGGAAGACAGATCCGTGTTGATCAGGCTGGCAAGTCTTCAGGTGATAGACGTGGAGGTTATAGAGGTGGATCTGGAGGACGAGGATTTTACCGTGGTGGCAGAGGAGGACGTG GTGGTGGAGACAGAGGATATGGAAGCAGCCGATTTGATAACAGGAGTGGTTATGGAGGCAGTGGTGGATCCAGAGATTATTATGGAGG TGGAAGGAGTCAGGGTGGCTACGGTGACAGATCTGGTGGATCTTACAGAGACAGCTATGACAGTTATG gaTGA